CGCCGACCAGACGGGGCAGTATATCTGCCGCTCCCGGCGGCTGAGCGCCTGGAGGCGTCCCCCTACTGATTCCACCGATACTCCCAGTGCCGACTCCTCAAATGATCATCAAAGGCCACGTGCGGATTTGTTGAGAACAGCCGACGTGAGACACATTGACGAGACGATCCCGGGACCGGGATCCCGTAATCAGCGCCGGGTTCGCCCAAACGCCGTCAGTCGGCCGTGCCGTCTCGATAAAGGATCCTTTACTGAGACAGTTCGCGAGGTCTTTGGGTGCCGCTACGCGCGGTTCACCCCGAAAAAGTTCTTGCCGTGGGCGAAGATTGGGCCATGGCAATGGGTATCCGCGGACTAACCGCTGTGATCTACATGCAGACTGGGTCCGTGCCGATGATCCAAGGTGCCTCCTCGTGAAGCAGATGAGGCTCCGGTACGCCGGAGCGTGTCGCCTGTGTGGTGCCTCTCTTCCGGCCGGGACAGAAGCGATCTATGAGAGCGAGACGAAGACCATCCGCTGCTTGGTGTGTACCACCGAGGCCACGGAAACTATGTCCCCGACCCGGAACCACCTTGTGATGAGTCGTTGTCCACTGGGTCCGGAGTAGCCGGGTCGTCTGCCCGGCGCGAATATGAGCGCCGCAAGGCGAAGGACGAGGAAAAGCTCCGCGAGAAGTGGGGTCGCTTCGGTGGCCTGGCAGTCGCTCTTTCTGACGAGCGGTCGCACACCAAGTCCTGGGATCGGGGCGCGATCGGTGAGGAACGCCTCGGCGCTCGGCTTAATGCCCTGGCCGCCGATGGCCTGGCTGTCCTCCATGACCGACGCATCCCCGGCTCGAAGGCCAACATCGACCACATCGCCATCACTCCCGGTGGGATCTGGGTGATCGATGCCAAGCGGTACAAGGGACGGCCTGAACTGAAGATCGAGGGTGGCATCCTTCGCCCACGCGTCGAGAAGCTCTGAGCTGCCGCGGGGATTTCGGATAGCGGGCCCTCTTAAAATGGGGGTCTACCGAAAGTAGAGATCAGCATGACCGCATCACGCAAGCGATTTACCCAGGAGTTCAAGGACGAGTTGTGCCGCGAGGTGATCAACACGTCCAGGCCGATCAAGGACGTGGCCACCGCGTATGGTGTCGGCCCCGAGACGCTCCGGAACTGGCTGGTCAAGTACCGCGCGGCCAACGGCGGCACGGAGGCGGATCTGACGGTGTCGGAACGGGCGCGGCTGAAGGAGCTCGAGCGTGAAGTTCAAGAGCTGCGGGCGGAGACTGCCTTTTTGAAAAAAGCCAGCGCTTACTTCGCGCGGGAGCAGCGGTAGTGAGCAAGTATGAATTCATCGATTCCCAAAAAGCTGAGCCCGCCAATCTGAATTCGGTCGTGAGAATGTGCCGCTGGCTGGCCGTCTCGACGTCCGGTTTCTATCACTGGGCCACCCGCCCGCAATCGGCCACCTCGGGGCGCCGCCAGGGCCTGACGGCGCGGGTCCGGCACTTCTTCGAGGAGTCCGAGGGCACGTACGGGTACCGGCGCATCCATGCCGATCTCGCCGCGGAACAGACCGAGTGTTCTCCGGAGTTGGTGCGGCAGATCATGCGCTGCCAGGGCCTGGTGGCCTGTGTGTTTCGTCAACTTTAAGTAGGCCATTTCAGCGCTAAGAATCAGGCCACCTCGGCACGTTTCCAGGCCCTTTCAGCTGTTTGGTTATTTCATCAGGGCATTTTTGACCCGGTAGGACTCACCACGGAATTGCAGCAGGCGCCCGTGGTGCACCAGCCGGTCGATGACGGCTGCTGCCATGTTGTCGTCCCCGAACACCGTTCCCCAGCGGGAGAATTCGAGGTTGGTGGTGATGATGAGGCTGCGTTTTTCGTAGCCGTCGGCGATGACCTGGAACAGGAGTCTGGCCCCTTCCGTGTCGATCGGAAGGTAGCCCAGTTCATCGATGGCCAGGAGCTGGTTTTTGGCCAGGGAGGCGAGTTCCTTGTCCAGCCGGTCCTCGTCCTTGGCCCGGCGCAGCATCATGACCAGGGCGGAGGTGGTGAAGAACCTGGCTGGGATGCCCTGCCGGCATGCGGCTGCCACCAGGGCGGTGGCCATGTGGGTTTTTCCGGTGCCGACGTCTCCGTAGAGGACCAGGTCCTGGGCCCGGGTGATGAACTCCAGGGATTCGAGGGGTTCGCGGCCGTAGTCCTCGGGGAACCTGACACTGGTGTAGTCGAATCCGGTGAGTGTTTTCATGGCCGGTAGCCTCGCGGATTTCAGCAGCCGCTGGCGGCGTGATTCCTGCCGGGATTCGTGTTCCGCGAGCAGGACCTCGTGGAGGTATTCGCGTTGTTTCGGGGTGCCTTTCTCGGCCCATTCGGTTAGCACGCTGCCGGTCAGTGAGGTATGTTTGCCCGCTTCGAGGATGTCTTGGACGGTGATCGGGTTCATGCGACTTCTCCGGTGCTCGTGTTAAGGGTGGTGAAGGTGTCATAGACGCTTAAGTCCACGTTTGCGGCGGCCGGTTCGGTGCCGTGGGCCAGCCGGCGGGCGAGCATGCCCAGGGCCGCCATGTCCGGGGTGTCTCCGCGGCGGATCAGCGTGTCGGCGGCGGCAATCGCGGCGTCGAAGCCAGCGGACCCGGACGCAGCATCCACCGCGTTAAGCAGCCGGCGCCGATCGGTGGCCGTTGCCTTGTCCAGCCAGTCGCGCACCGGATCGGTGACCAGGGCCCGCAGCGGGGAATGGCCCCACGCACCGGGCTTGGTCACCAGCAATGGCAGCAAGGACGCAGGCTCGAAGATCGTCTCGGTCTGCCGCCCGAAGGCCCGCGGGAAGGACCTGACGGGCTCGGCATGTTCATCGAGGATCTGCACCACGTCGTGGCGCAACCCGACGGTGAGCATCCGCCCGTGAAAGGCTGGCCCGGCGGCGTAGGTATTCCCGTCAATGAGCAGGTTCCCTGTCTTATCAGCCTTGCGTGACTCGTAGCGCACCGGGTCGAACCCGATCCCGGGCAATGCCAGGGACGCTGCCCGGTCCTGGACGAACAGCTCGCCCAAGGGCAGGCCTTCGCGGTAATGCGTGGTGGCTGCCAACGCATCGCACCGCGCCAGCAAAACCTCGTTGAGCCCGGCCAAGGTGGCGGCCTCGGGCTCGGGGACCATGAGGTTGCGGCGCAGGAACCCGACCGCGTTTTCCACGTTGCCCTTCTCATGTCCCGAATACGGGTTGCAGTAGCGGGATTCGGAGCGGTAGTGCAGCTTGAACGCGGCGAACAGCTTGGACTCCACGACCTTGGTGCCCACCCGGCGCCCGATGCCCGTGGCATTGTCAAAGACCAGGTGCCTCGGAGCGGCCCCGATATGTTCGAACACCGTCCGCAGTCCGTGGCAGACGCATTCGGCGGTCTCGCCGCGGTAGGCCTGGACGAAGCGCATGTTCGAGAACGGGAAGGTCACCACCAGGATGTGCAGAACCTGCCGGATCCCGGCGATGATGGCCTCCGCCTGCCCGAAGTCGACCTGCACCGTCCCTGCCGGCCACACCAGCTCGGTATATCCCTCCCCGTCCTGCCGGTTGCGGGCAGCCCACTTCTTCACGTGGCGTTGGACCGGAGAATAGGTGCCGGTGAAACCATGCTCGTCAACGAGCCGGTCGAAGATGCGTTTGGCAGTGTGCCGCTGCTTGCGTGGCCGGCGCTGGTCCTCGGCGAGCCACACCTCGATGATGCGCTCGAACCCGGTCAACACCGAGCCTCCGGGCCGGGCCGAAGCCGCCGGCGGTGCCGGGGAGAAGTCCTGCTGCTCGGCGTACTTGGCCACCGAATCACGGCTGACACCCAGCCTGCGGGCGATCTCACGCCCCGGGACTCCCTGGGAATCGAGCCTTCTGATATTTTCTTGAACGGACATGGGTACCGTCATCTGCTTTC
This genomic window from Arthrobacter sp. 24S4-2 contains:
- a CDS encoding nuclease-related domain-containing protein, with protein sequence MSTGSGVAGSSARREYERRKAKDEEKLREKWGRFGGLAVALSDERSHTKSWDRGAIGEERLGARLNALAADGLAVLHDRRIPGSKANIDHIAITPGGIWVIDAKRYKGRPELKIEGGILRPRVEKL
- the istB gene encoding IS21-like element helper ATPase IstB; its protein translation is MNPITVQDILEAGKHTSLTGSVLTEWAEKGTPKQREYLHEVLLAEHESRQESRRQRLLKSARLPAMKTLTGFDYTSVRFPEDYGREPLESLEFITRAQDLVLYGDVGTGKTHMATALVAAACRQGIPARFFTTSALVMMLRRAKDEDRLDKELASLAKNQLLAIDELGYLPIDTEGARLLFQVIADGYEKRSLIITTNLEFSRWGTVFGDDNMAAAVIDRLVHHGRLLQFRGESYRVKNALMK
- the istA gene encoding IS21 family transposase, with protein sequence MSVQENIRRLDSQGVPGREIARRLGVSRDSVAKYAEQQDFSPAPPAASARPGGSVLTGFERIIEVWLAEDQRRPRKQRHTAKRIFDRLVDEHGFTGTYSPVQRHVKKWAARNRQDGEGYTELVWPAGTVQVDFGQAEAIIAGIRQVLHILVVTFPFSNMRFVQAYRGETAECVCHGLRTVFEHIGAAPRHLVFDNATGIGRRVGTKVVESKLFAAFKLHYRSESRYCNPYSGHEKGNVENAVGFLRRNLMVPEPEAATLAGLNEVLLARCDALAATTHYREGLPLGELFVQDRAASLALPGIGFDPVRYESRKADKTGNLLIDGNTYAAGPAFHGRMLTVGLRHDVVQILDEHAEPVRSFPRAFGRQTETIFEPASLLPLLVTKPGAWGHSPLRALVTDPVRDWLDKATATDRRRLLNAVDAASGSAGFDAAIAAADTLIRRGDTPDMAALGMLARRLAHGTEPAAANVDLSVYDTFTTLNTSTGEVA